The proteins below come from a single Felis catus isolate Fca126 chromosome A1, F.catus_Fca126_mat1.0, whole genome shotgun sequence genomic window:
- the ARRDC3 gene encoding arrestin domain-containing protein 3 isoform X1 encodes MVLGKVKSLTISFDCLNDSNVPVYSSGDTVSGRVNLEVTGEIRVKSLKIHARGHAKVRWTESRNAGSNTAYTQNYTEEVEYFNHKDILIGHERDDDNSEEGFNTIHSGRHEYAFSFELPQTPLATSFEGRHGSVRYWVKAELHRPWLLPVKLKKEFTVFEHIDINTPSLLSPQAGTKEKTLCCWFCTSGPISLSAKIERKGYTPGESIQIFAEIENCSSRMVVPKAAIYQTQAFYAKGKMKEVKQLVANLRGESLSSGKTDTWNGKLLKIPPVSPSILDCSIIRVEYSLMVYVDIPGAMDLFLNLPLVIGTIPLHPFGSRTSSVSSQCSMNMNWLGLSLPERPEAPPSYAEVVTEEQRRNNLAPVSACDDFERALQGPLFAYIQEFRFLPPPLYSEIDPNPDQSADDRPSCPSR; translated from the exons ATGGTGCTGGGAAAGGTGAAGAGTTTGACAATAAGCTTTGACTGTCTTAATGACAGCAATGTCCCTGTGTATTCTAGTGGGGATACAGTCTCAGGAAGGGTGAATTTAGAAGTTACTGGGGAAATCAGAGtaaaatctcttaaaattcaTGCAAGAGGACATGCGAAAGTACGCTGGACCGAGTCAAGAAACGCCGGCTCCAATACTGCCTATACACAGAATTACACTGAAGAAGTAGAGTATTTCAACCATAAAGACATCTTAATTGGACACGAAAGAG atgaTGATAATTCCGAAGAAGGCTTCAACACTATTCATTCAGGAAGGCATGAATATGCATTCAGCTTCGAGCTTCCACAGAC ACCACTTGCTACCTCATTCGAAGGCCGACATGGCAGTGTGCGCTATTGGGTGAAAGCCGAATTGCACAGGCCTTGGCTTCTACCAGTaaaattaaagaaggaatttACAGTCTTTGAGCATATAGATATCAACACTCCTTCATTACTG tcaCCCCAAGCAGGCACAAAAGAAAAGACTCTCTGTTGCTGGTTCTGTACCTCAGGCCCAATATCCTTAAGTGCCAAAATCGAAAGGAAGGGCTATACCCCAG gtgaATCAATTCAGATATTTGCTGAGATTGAAAACTGCTCTTCCCGAATGGTAGTGCCAAAGGCAGCCATTTACCAAACACAGGCCTTCTATGCCAAAGGGAAAATGAAGGAAGTAAAACAGCTTGTGGCTAACTTACGTGGGGAATCCTTATCATCTGGAAAGACAGATACCTGGAATGGAAAGTTGCTGAAAATTCCACCAGTTTCTCCCTCTATCCTCGACTGTAGCATAATTCGTGTGGAATATTCACTAATG gTATATGTGGATATTCCTGGAGCtatggatttatttcttaatttgccACTTGTCATTGGTACCATTCCTCTACATCCATTTGGTAGCAGAACCTCAAGTGTAAGCAGTCAGTGTAGCATGAATATGAACTGGCTTGGTTTATCCCTACCTGAAAGACCTGAAG CACCACCCAGCTATGCAGAAGTGGTAACAGAGGAACAAAGGCGGAACAATCTTGCACCAGTGAGTGCTTGTGATGACTTTGAGAGAGCGCTTCAAGGACCACTGTTTGCTTATATCCAGGAGTTTCGGTTCTTGCCTCCACCTCTTTATTCAGAG attgATCCaaaccctgatcagtcagcagatGATAGACCATCCTGCCCCTCTCGTTGA
- the ARRDC3 gene encoding arrestin domain-containing protein 3 isoform X3, translated as MVVPKAAIYQTQAFYAKGKMKEVKQLVANLRGESLSSGKTDTWNGKLLKIPPVSPSILDCSIIRVEYSLMVYVDIPGAMDLFLNLPLVIGTIPLHPFGSRTSSVSSQCSMNMNWLGLSLPERPEAPPSYAEVVTEEQRRNNLAPVSACDDFERALQGPLFAYIQEFRFLPPPLYSEIDPNPDQSADDRPSCPSR; from the exons ATGGTAGTGCCAAAGGCAGCCATTTACCAAACACAGGCCTTCTATGCCAAAGGGAAAATGAAGGAAGTAAAACAGCTTGTGGCTAACTTACGTGGGGAATCCTTATCATCTGGAAAGACAGATACCTGGAATGGAAAGTTGCTGAAAATTCCACCAGTTTCTCCCTCTATCCTCGACTGTAGCATAATTCGTGTGGAATATTCACTAATG gTATATGTGGATATTCCTGGAGCtatggatttatttcttaatttgccACTTGTCATTGGTACCATTCCTCTACATCCATTTGGTAGCAGAACCTCAAGTGTAAGCAGTCAGTGTAGCATGAATATGAACTGGCTTGGTTTATCCCTACCTGAAAGACCTGAAG CACCACCCAGCTATGCAGAAGTGGTAACAGAGGAACAAAGGCGGAACAATCTTGCACCAGTGAGTGCTTGTGATGACTTTGAGAGAGCGCTTCAAGGACCACTGTTTGCTTATATCCAGGAGTTTCGGTTCTTGCCTCCACCTCTTTATTCAGAG attgATCCaaaccctgatcagtcagcagatGATAGACCATCCTGCCCCTCTCGTTGA
- the ARRDC3 gene encoding arrestin domain-containing protein 3 isoform X2, translating into MMVSTLKNDDNSEEGFNTIHSGRHEYAFSFELPQTPLATSFEGRHGSVRYWVKAELHRPWLLPVKLKKEFTVFEHIDINTPSLLSPQAGTKEKTLCCWFCTSGPISLSAKIERKGYTPGESIQIFAEIENCSSRMVVPKAAIYQTQAFYAKGKMKEVKQLVANLRGESLSSGKTDTWNGKLLKIPPVSPSILDCSIIRVEYSLMVYVDIPGAMDLFLNLPLVIGTIPLHPFGSRTSSVSSQCSMNMNWLGLSLPERPEAPPSYAEVVTEEQRRNNLAPVSACDDFERALQGPLFAYIQEFRFLPPPLYSEIDPNPDQSADDRPSCPSR; encoded by the exons ATGATGGTGTCTACACTAAAAA atgaTGATAATTCCGAAGAAGGCTTCAACACTATTCATTCAGGAAGGCATGAATATGCATTCAGCTTCGAGCTTCCACAGAC ACCACTTGCTACCTCATTCGAAGGCCGACATGGCAGTGTGCGCTATTGGGTGAAAGCCGAATTGCACAGGCCTTGGCTTCTACCAGTaaaattaaagaaggaatttACAGTCTTTGAGCATATAGATATCAACACTCCTTCATTACTG tcaCCCCAAGCAGGCACAAAAGAAAAGACTCTCTGTTGCTGGTTCTGTACCTCAGGCCCAATATCCTTAAGTGCCAAAATCGAAAGGAAGGGCTATACCCCAG gtgaATCAATTCAGATATTTGCTGAGATTGAAAACTGCTCTTCCCGAATGGTAGTGCCAAAGGCAGCCATTTACCAAACACAGGCCTTCTATGCCAAAGGGAAAATGAAGGAAGTAAAACAGCTTGTGGCTAACTTACGTGGGGAATCCTTATCATCTGGAAAGACAGATACCTGGAATGGAAAGTTGCTGAAAATTCCACCAGTTTCTCCCTCTATCCTCGACTGTAGCATAATTCGTGTGGAATATTCACTAATG gTATATGTGGATATTCCTGGAGCtatggatttatttcttaatttgccACTTGTCATTGGTACCATTCCTCTACATCCATTTGGTAGCAGAACCTCAAGTGTAAGCAGTCAGTGTAGCATGAATATGAACTGGCTTGGTTTATCCCTACCTGAAAGACCTGAAG CACCACCCAGCTATGCAGAAGTGGTAACAGAGGAACAAAGGCGGAACAATCTTGCACCAGTGAGTGCTTGTGATGACTTTGAGAGAGCGCTTCAAGGACCACTGTTTGCTTATATCCAGGAGTTTCGGTTCTTGCCTCCACCTCTTTATTCAGAG attgATCCaaaccctgatcagtcagcagatGATAGACCATCCTGCCCCTCTCGTTGA